The Acetoanaerobium noterae genome window below encodes:
- a CDS encoding TIGR03960 family B12-binding radical SAM protein produces the protein MSINYRRLFDKVEKPGRYIGKELNSVMKNTDDIDVRYVFAFPDLYEIGMSHLGMHILYGVLNNIDGVWCERVFSVATDMEERLRANNLPLFSLESRTPLHEFDFIGFTLQYELSYTNILNIMQLGKIPLRSSDRDENHPIVMMGGPCAYNPEPLADFADMILLGEGEEIMQEIMELYKKHKKANYSKKEFLLEAAKSIEGVYVPAFYTVSYNDDNTIKTVSPLHDDIPSKIKKRIIKDMDSAFYPENLLVPNIEIVHGRIMLEIFRGCTRGCRFCQAGMIYRPIREKSIEKLLELADKIFKATGYEEMSLSSLSSSDYSKLGELLDELNEKHSSNMTSISLPSLRLDNFSVEMAEKVQKVKKSGLTFAPEAGTQRLRDVINKGVTNEDLMETAHKAFSNGWNRIKLYYMIGLPTETYEDLDGIIKMGYDTLNVHKTINNGKIHPRTAITMSSACFVPKPFTPFQWMAQDDIETLRDKQRYLKDKFRTSKNISFNYHAPLTSSLEGVFARGDRRLGAVIEAAFNKGCKFDGWDEFFSYNKWTEAFDECNIDMNFYSTRKREYDEILPWDHIDCGVSKEFLIRENEKALKAETSHDCRNGCLACNINVDIARGLC, from the coding sequence ATGTCTATAAATTATAGAAGATTATTTGATAAGGTTGAAAAACCAGGAAGATATATAGGAAAAGAACTAAATAGTGTAATGAAAAACACTGATGATATAGATGTAAGGTATGTTTTTGCATTTCCGGATTTATATGAAATAGGGATGAGCCATTTAGGAATGCATATTCTTTATGGTGTATTAAATAACATAGATGGAGTTTGGTGTGAACGTGTATTTTCAGTAGCTACTGATATGGAAGAAAGGCTTAGAGCTAATAATTTACCTTTGTTTTCTTTAGAGTCAAGAACTCCACTTCATGAATTTGATTTCATAGGATTTACTCTTCAGTATGAGCTTTCGTATACAAATATACTAAATATTATGCAGCTAGGCAAAATTCCTCTTCGCTCTTCTGACAGAGACGAAAACCATCCAATCGTTATGATGGGGGGGCCATGCGCATATAATCCAGAACCTCTTGCTGATTTTGCTGACATGATTCTTCTTGGTGAAGGCGAAGAAATAATGCAAGAAATTATGGAGCTTTATAAAAAACATAAGAAGGCAAATTACTCTAAAAAAGAATTTCTTTTGGAAGCAGCTAAAAGTATAGAAGGGGTATATGTACCAGCATTTTATACTGTTTCATATAATGATGATAATACTATTAAAACTGTAAGCCCTTTACATGATGACATTCCGTCAAAAATAAAAAAGCGTATCATTAAGGATATGGACAGTGCATTTTATCCTGAAAATTTATTAGTACCAAATATTGAGATTGTACATGGAAGAATAATGCTTGAAATATTCAGAGGGTGTACAAGGGGATGTAGATTCTGTCAAGCAGGTATGATTTATAGACCTATTAGAGAGAAAAGTATAGAAAAGCTACTTGAACTTGCTGACAAAATATTTAAAGCTACAGGATATGAAGAAATGTCTTTATCATCACTTAGCAGTAGTGATTATTCTAAGTTAGGAGAACTTCTAGATGAATTGAATGAGAAGCATTCTTCAAATATGACTAGTATTTCATTGCCTTCACTAAGACTAGATAATTTTTCTGTGGAGATGGCTGAAAAGGTCCAAAAAGTAAAGAAATCTGGACTAACATTTGCACCTGAAGCTGGAACACAAAGGCTTAGGGATGTAATTAATAAAGGTGTAACCAATGAAGATTTGATGGAAACAGCTCATAAAGCATTTTCGAACGGGTGGAATAGGATAAAACTGTATTATATGATTGGACTTCCTACTGAAACCTATGAAGATTTAGATGGAATAATTAAAATGGGCTACGATACGCTTAATGTGCATAAAACTATAAATAATGGGAAAATTCATCCTAGAACTGCCATTACTATGAGCTCGGCTTGTTTTGTACCTAAACCTTTTACACCGTTTCAATGGATGGCTCAAGATGATATAGAAACGTTAAGAGATAAGCAAAGATATCTTAAAGATAAGTTTAGAACTTCAAAAAACATAAGCTTTAACTATCACGCACCATTAACTAGTAGCCTAGAAGGGGTGTTTGCAAGAGGAGATAGAAGACTTGGAGCTGTAATTGAAGCGGCATTTAATAAGGGCTGTAAATTTGACGGATGGGATGAATTTTTCAGCTATAATAAATGGACAGAAGCATTTGATGAATGTAATATAGACATGAATTTCTACTCTACAAGAAAAAGAGAATACGACGAAATATTGCCTTGGGATCACATCGATTGTGGTGTTTCAAAAGAGTTTCTAATAAGAGAAAATGAAAAGGCTTTAAAAGCTGAAACTAGCCATGACTGCAGAAATGGTTGTTTAGCATGTAATATTAATGTTGATATTGCAAGGGGGTTATGCTAA
- the kamC gene encoding lysine 5,6-aminomutase reactivase ATPase KamC, translated as MYKLKKEEIRDIGLNFVFSQMKILTPMGRNRIKNLEIFGKDNKEKLLVEFSNISYCLDNIINRKEVYTQFASILSKIKDISGTITNLKKQRTLDIVELYEVKLFSYYVNSLIKAVHTNNISIQNFELESLNDVYALLDPEGMKLPTFMIYDDYCENLSKIRKDKKRLEQEIRNETNSDLIEKTLSKRRDLVYQEEIREQEIRKELTKKLGHFAYIIEKNINLVTYLDLLIAKAKLAKDYKCNCPKITDTYEIHLDNMNNPYFNSILKEKGSSYVPVGLKLQEGATVITGANMGGKSLTLKTLLLNVTLAQLGFFVFADYVSLPVLDYIYMIMDDLQSVNRGLSSFGAEIKALDEAIDLSLSGRGLIVMDELARGTNPQEGKAIVNAVVRFLNDKDTFSVISTHYDSIDLKDVVQYRVRGLKNIDFDKLSVSSISESSSNHELLQQLMDYTLEKCEDEAVPKDALNICKFLGLNQELYSIIKKYYEE; from the coding sequence ATGTATAAGCTGAAAAAAGAAGAAATAAGAGATATAGGCTTGAATTTTGTCTTTTCTCAAATGAAAATACTAACTCCTATGGGTAGAAATAGAATTAAAAATCTTGAAATATTTGGAAAAGATAACAAGGAAAAACTATTAGTTGAATTTAGTAATATATCGTATTGTTTAGATAATATAATAAATCGTAAAGAAGTTTACACACAGTTTGCTTCAATTTTAAGCAAAATTAAAGATATTTCTGGAACTATAACCAATTTAAAAAAACAACGAACTTTAGACATTGTTGAACTTTATGAAGTTAAATTATTTTCTTACTATGTAAATTCTTTAATTAAAGCCGTCCATACCAATAATATTTCAATTCAAAATTTTGAACTTGAAAGCCTTAATGATGTATATGCTCTTTTAGATCCTGAAGGTATGAAATTGCCAACATTTATGATTTATGACGATTATTGTGAAAATTTAAGTAAAATTAGAAAAGATAAAAAAAGACTTGAGCAGGAAATCAGAAATGAAACAAATAGTGACTTAATTGAAAAAACCTTATCTAAACGACGAGATTTAGTTTATCAAGAAGAGATACGAGAGCAAGAAATAAGAAAAGAGCTTACAAAGAAGCTAGGACACTTTGCTTATATTATAGAAAAAAATATTAATTTAGTTACCTATTTAGATTTGCTTATCGCAAAAGCAAAGCTTGCTAAGGATTATAAGTGTAACTGTCCTAAAATAACGGATACATATGAAATTCATTTGGATAATATGAATAATCCGTATTTTAATAGTATTTTAAAGGAAAAAGGAAGTAGCTATGTTCCTGTTGGTTTAAAGCTTCAAGAAGGAGCGACTGTGATAACTGGAGCAAACATGGGAGGTAAGTCTTTAACACTTAAAACCTTGCTTCTAAATGTTACTTTAGCTCAACTAGGTTTTTTTGTTTTTGCGGATTATGTAAGTCTTCCGGTACTTGACTATATTTATATGATAATGGATGATTTGCAGTCTGTTAATAGAGGCTTAAGTAGTTTTGGTGCTGAAATTAAAGCTTTAGATGAAGCTATAGATTTGTCCCTTAGCGGGAGAGGTCTTATTGTCATGGATGAGCTTGCAAGAGGAACAAATCCACAAGAAGGAAAAGCTATTGTCAATGCAGTAGTGAGATTTTTAAATGATAAAGATACATTTTCCGTGATTAGTACTCACTATGACAGTATTGATTTAAAAGATGTGGTTCAGTATAGAGTACGAGGATTAAAAAATATAGATTTTGATAAGTTATCAGTTAGTAGCATTAGTGAATCATCAAGTAATCATGAGCTACTTCAGCAACTTATGGATTATACTCTAGAAAAATGTGAAGATGAAGCAGTTCCCAAAGATGCTTTAAACATCTGTAAATTTTTGGGTCTTAATCAGGAACTTTATTCTATTATAAAAAAGTATTATGAGGAGTGA
- a CDS encoding TIGR03936 family radical SAM-associated protein, with amino-acid sequence MLVRIKYSKLGDISYISHLDIIKLMERIVRRTGLKLSYSEGFNPHPKTAFSPALQLGVQSHCEYLDMEFDEAVEEDLLIQKLNEKTVEGINFIEAKILTDKVDSLVAFITHSRYEIAVDEEDENKILKIISAINKINNTNEMLLTKKTKKGNIKEYNVKEYIGTIDFERKSDGLSIFVDICSGSVKSINPKKIIELVESLEDLSGIEYDLIKLETYHIDEDTGKKSNIM; translated from the coding sequence ATGCTAGTAAGAATAAAATACAGTAAGCTAGGAGATATTAGCTACATATCTCACCTAGATATAATAAAGCTGATGGAAAGAATCGTAAGAAGGACTGGCCTTAAATTATCATATAGTGAAGGTTTTAATCCTCATCCTAAAACTGCATTTTCTCCAGCGCTGCAGCTAGGAGTTCAAAGTCATTGTGAATATTTAGACATGGAATTTGACGAGGCTGTAGAAGAAGATTTACTTATTCAAAAATTAAACGAAAAAACAGTTGAAGGAATAAATTTTATTGAAGCTAAAATTTTAACTGATAAAGTAGATTCTTTAGTGGCATTTATAACTCATAGCAGGTATGAGATCGCAGTAGATGAGGAAGATGAAAACAAAATATTAAAAATTATATCTGCTATAAATAAAATAAACAATACAAATGAGATGCTTCTAACTAAAAAGACAAAAAAAGGAAACATAAAAGAATACAATGTAAAAGAATATATTGGAACTATTGATTTTGAAAGAAAATCTGATGGTCTTAGTATCTTTGTTGATATTTGCAGTGGCTCAGTTAAAAGCATTAATCCTAAAAAAATTATCGAGCTAGTTGAATCTTTAGAAGATTTAAGTGGAATTGAATATGATTTAATTAAGCTTGAAACATACCATATAGATGAAGACACTGGAAAAAAATCTAATATTATGTAG
- a CDS encoding ribonuclease E/G yields MDFIIEKGKAFDKLACISDEKLIRVDFVSSSDSITEGNIYRSTVKKINQNLNSAIVDLGICEGYLQDNYSLVGLKKGDELLLQVKRPGIKNKMPKLTRELSLMGRYCVMFPYGKDINFSNRIEDDSWKLELKAYLKQSIGTSVGIVIRTLAYNVSENEIKSDIDKLFDIWNGIEKQSKLGLNNKLIYTQYDPIEQFIFKSNPESIDKLICNDKQLLKHIENSLKSKIQIITPTFIDTEFLFDYLKLTSQIRNLFQKKVEVNNNISLFVESTEACHIIDVNSGNANYKLGFEKNALEINLIAADEAVRQILLRDLSGIILIDFMDMKENQNKIKLINKVTELLKKDGKKSSVTSITELGIMQIIRKRDKENIYERYTKSCPLCDGLGKVLTDELYFNQLFIELSNATKHTNQKQFKIKIPYILNETTKQYLNDIENELNITIEAEFIDVKKLTLKAHF; encoded by the coding sequence ATGGATTTTATTATAGAAAAAGGAAAAGCATTTGATAAGTTAGCATGCATATCAGATGAAAAGCTTATAAGAGTAGATTTTGTATCTTCATCAGACTCCATTACAGAGGGAAATATATACAGATCAACTGTAAAAAAAATAAACCAGAATTTAAATTCAGCTATTGTTGATTTAGGTATATGTGAAGGATACTTGCAGGACAATTATTCTCTAGTGGGTTTGAAAAAAGGAGACGAGCTACTGCTTCAAGTAAAACGACCTGGAATAAAAAATAAAATGCCTAAATTAACGAGAGAGCTAAGCTTGATGGGAAGATATTGCGTCATGTTTCCTTATGGAAAGGATATCAATTTTTCAAATAGGATAGAGGATGATAGCTGGAAGCTCGAGCTTAAAGCTTATCTCAAGCAGAGCATAGGAACTTCTGTAGGCATAGTGATAAGAACCTTAGCCTATAATGTAAGCGAAAATGAAATCAAAAGTGATATTGATAAGTTATTCGATATTTGGAATGGAATTGAGAAACAATCCAAGCTAGGATTAAATAATAAACTTATATACACTCAGTATGATCCTATAGAGCAATTCATTTTTAAGTCAAACCCTGAAAGTATTGATAAATTAATATGTAACGATAAACAGCTTTTAAAGCATATTGAAAATTCGCTAAAATCCAAAATTCAGATAATTACTCCAACTTTTATCGATACGGAGTTTTTATTTGATTACTTGAAGCTCACCTCTCAGATTAGAAACTTGTTTCAAAAGAAAGTTGAAGTTAATAATAATATATCTCTATTTGTAGAGAGTACGGAAGCATGCCATATAATAGATGTAAATAGTGGTAATGCTAACTATAAGCTCGGATTTGAGAAAAATGCCCTCGAAATAAATTTGATTGCTGCTGACGAGGCAGTAAGACAAATACTACTAAGAGATTTATCGGGAATTATTTTAATTGATTTCATGGATATGAAAGAGAACCAAAACAAAATTAAACTAATTAATAAGGTAACAGAGCTTTTAAAAAAAGATGGGAAAAAATCATCAGTAACTTCAATAACAGAGCTTGGGATTATGCAGATTATTAGAAAAAGAGATAAAGAAAATATCTATGAGAGATATACTAAATCTTGTCCATTATGTGATGGACTCGGAAAGGTTTTAACCGATGAACTATATTTTAACCAGTTGTTTATAGAGCTTAGCAACGCTACTAAGCACACAAATCAAAAGCAATTTAAGATTAAGATACCATATATATTAAATGAAACGACAAAACAATATTTAAATGATATAGAAAACGAGCTTAACATAACTATTGAGGCTGAATTTATAGACGTAAAAAAATTGACTTTAAAGGCTCACTTTTAG
- the kamD gene encoding lysine 5,6-aminomutase subunit alpha — protein sequence MESKLNLDFNLVEKARAKAKAIAIDTQEFIEKHTTVTVERAVCRLLGIDGVDTDEVPLPNIVVDHIKENNGLNLGAAMYIANAVLNTGKTPQEIAQAISAGELDLTKLPMKDLFEVKTKALSMAKETVEKIKNNRSIRESRFEEYGDKSGPLLYVIVATGNIYEDITQAVAAAKQGADVIAVIRTTGQSLLDYVPYGATTEGFGGTYATQENFRLMREALDKVGAEVGKYIRLCNYCSGLCMPEIAAMGAIERLDVMLNDALYGILFRDINMQRTMIDQNFSRIINGFAGVIINTGEDNYLTTADAFEEAHTVLASQFINEQFALLAGLPEEQMGLGHAFEMDPELKNGFLYELSQAQMAREIFPKAPLKYMPPTKFMTGNIFKGHIQDALFNMVTIMTNQRIHLLGMLTEALHTPFMSDRALSIENAQYIFNNMESISEEIQFKEDGLIQKRAGFVLEKANELLEEIEQLGLFDTLEKGIFGGVKRPKDGGKGLNGVVSKDENYYNPFVELMLNK from the coding sequence GTGGAAAGTAAATTAAATTTGGATTTTAATCTTGTAGAAAAAGCAAGAGCAAAGGCAAAAGCAATTGCAATTGATACACAGGAGTTTATTGAAAAACATACTACAGTTACAGTTGAACGAGCAGTTTGCCGTTTGCTTGGAATAGATGGAGTGGATACTGATGAGGTACCACTTCCTAATATAGTAGTAGATCATATAAAAGAAAACAATGGATTAAATCTTGGGGCAGCAATGTATATAGCAAATGCTGTACTAAATACTGGAAAGACACCTCAAGAAATAGCACAAGCAATATCAGCTGGAGAACTTGATTTAACAAAACTTCCAATGAAGGATTTATTTGAAGTTAAAACTAAAGCTCTTTCTATGGCAAAAGAAACTGTTGAGAAAATAAAAAATAACAGAAGTATAAGAGAATCACGTTTTGAAGAATATGGAGATAAATCAGGACCATTATTATATGTAATTGTTGCAACTGGTAATATATATGAAGATATAACTCAAGCTGTTGCTGCTGCAAAGCAAGGAGCTGATGTTATAGCAGTTATAAGAACTACTGGACAATCTCTGCTTGATTATGTTCCTTATGGAGCAACAACAGAAGGCTTTGGCGGGACTTATGCAACTCAAGAAAACTTTAGACTAATGAGAGAGGCTCTTGATAAGGTTGGAGCTGAGGTTGGAAAATACATTAGACTTTGTAATTACTGTTCTGGTTTATGTATGCCTGAAATTGCTGCTATGGGAGCAATTGAAAGACTAGACGTAATGCTTAATGATGCATTATATGGCATATTATTTAGAGATATTAATATGCAAAGAACTATGATAGACCAAAATTTCTCAAGAATTATAAACGGATTTGCAGGAGTAATAATCAATACGGGAGAAGATAACTACTTAACAACAGCAGATGCTTTTGAAGAAGCTCATACAGTACTAGCTTCTCAGTTTATTAATGAGCAATTTGCTTTACTAGCTGGGCTTCCAGAAGAACAAATGGGACTTGGGCATGCTTTTGAAATGGATCCTGAACTAAAAAATGGATTCCTTTACGAATTATCTCAAGCTCAAATGGCAAGAGAAATTTTCCCAAAAGCTCCTTTAAAATATATGCCTCCTACAAAATTTATGACAGGAAATATATTTAAAGGACATATTCAAGATGCCTTATTTAATATGGTAACAATAATGACTAACCAGAGAATTCATCTTCTTGGAATGCTTACAGAGGCTCTTCATACACCATTTATGTCAGATAGAGCTCTTTCAATTGAAAATGCTCAATATATATTCAATAATATGGAATCTATATCTGAAGAAATTCAGTTTAAAGAAGATGGATTAATACAAAAAAGAGCTGGATTTGTTTTAGAAAAAGCAAATGAACTGCTAGAGGAAATAGAGCAACTTGGCTTGTTTGATACATTAGAAAAAGGTATTTTTGGTGGAGTTAAGAGACCTAAAGACGGTGGAAAAGGTTTAAATGGGGTAGTTAGCAAGGATGAGAATTATTACAACCCATTTGTAGAATTGATGCTTAATAAGTAA
- the kamE gene encoding lysine 5,6-aminomutase subunit beta encodes MSSGLYSMEKKEFDKVLDLERVKPYGDTMNDGKVQISFTLPLKNNERSAEAAKQVALKMGLEEPSVVMQQSLDEEFTFFVVYGNFVQSVNYNEIHVEAVNSEILSMEETDEYIKENIGRKIVVVGASTGTDAHTVGIDAIMNMKGYAGHYGLERYEMIDAYNLGSQVANEDFIKKAVELEADVLLVSQTVTQKNVHIQNMTHLIELLEAEGLRDRFVLLCGGPRINNEIAKELGYDAGFGPGRFADDVATFAVKTLNDRINS; translated from the coding sequence ATGAGCTCAGGTTTATATTCTATGGAAAAAAAGGAATTCGATAAGGTTTTGGATTTAGAAAGAGTTAAGCCTTATGGAGATACTATGAATGATGGAAAGGTGCAGATTAGCTTTACTTTACCATTAAAAAATAATGAACGTTCGGCAGAAGCGGCAAAGCAAGTTGCATTAAAGATGGGACTTGAGGAGCCAAGCGTAGTAATGCAACAGTCTTTAGATGAGGAGTTCACTTTCTTTGTGGTTTATGGAAATTTTGTTCAGTCTGTAAATTACAATGAAATCCATGTTGAAGCTGTAAACTCTGAAATACTATCTATGGAAGAAACAGATGAATATATAAAAGAAAACATAGGAAGAAAAATTGTTGTTGTAGGTGCAAGTACAGGAACAGATGCGCATACAGTAGGAATAGATGCGATAATGAATATGAAGGGCTACGCAGGACATTACGGGCTTGAAAGATATGAAATGATAGATGCATATAATCTAGGAAGCCAAGTTGCCAATGAAGACTTCATAAAGAAAGCAGTTGAACTTGAAGCCGATGTACTTTTGGTTTCACAAACAGTAACTCAAAAGAATGTACATATTCAAAATATGACACATTTAATTGAACTATTAGAAGCAGAAGGACTTAGAGACAGATTTGTACTTCTTTGCGGAGGGCCTAGAATAAATAATGAAATAGCAAAGGAATTGGGTTATGATGCAGGTTTTGGACCTGGAAGATTTGCTGATGATGTAGCTACTTTTGCAGTAAAGACCTTAAATGATAGAATTAATAGCTAA
- the kamA gene encoding lysine 2,3-aminomutase, whose protein sequence is MSLKDKFFSHVSQEDWNDWKWQVRNRIETVEELKKYIPLTPEEEEGVKRCLDTLRMAITPYYLSLIDVENPNDPVRKQAVPLSLELHRAASDQEDPLHEDGDSPVPGLTHRYPDRVLLLMTDQCSMYCRHCTRRRFAGQTDSAVDTKQIDAAIEYIKNTPQVRDVLLSGGDALLISDEKLEYTIKRLREIPHVEVIRIGSRVPVVMPQRITPELVSMLKKYHPVWLNTHFNHPNEITEESKRACELLADAGIPLGNQSVLLAGVNDCMHVMKKLVNDLVKIRVRPYYIYQCDLSVGIEHFRTPVAKGIEIIEGLRGHTSGYCVPTFVVDAPGGGGKTPVMPNYVISQNHNKVILRNFEGVITTYDEPDHYTFHCDCDVCTGKTNVHKVGVAGLLNGETATLEPEGLERKQRGHH, encoded by the coding sequence ATGAGTTTAAAGGATAAGTTTTTTTCACACGTTAGCCAAGAAGATTGGAACGATTGGAAATGGCAAGTAAGAAATCGTATTGAAACTGTTGAAGAACTTAAAAAATATATTCCACTTACTCCAGAAGAAGAGGAAGGGGTAAAAAGATGTCTTGATACATTAAGAATGGCTATTACTCCATACTATCTATCTCTAATTGATGTAGAAAATCCAAATGACCCTGTAAGAAAGCAAGCTGTACCTCTTTCTTTAGAGCTACATAGAGCAGCTTCTGATCAAGAAGACCCACTTCATGAAGATGGAGATTCTCCAGTTCCAGGACTTACACATAGATATCCTGACAGAGTTCTTCTTTTAATGACTGATCAATGTTCAATGTACTGCAGACACTGTACTAGAAGAAGATTCGCTGGTCAAACAGATTCTGCTGTTGATACTAAGCAAATAGATGCTGCGATTGAATATATCAAAAATACTCCACAAGTAAGAGATGTTCTACTTTCAGGAGGAGATGCTCTATTAATCTCAGATGAAAAGCTTGAGTACACAATCAAAAGACTTCGCGAAATACCACACGTTGAGGTTATTCGTATAGGCTCAAGAGTACCAGTTGTAATGCCACAAAGAATTACACCAGAACTAGTGTCTATGCTTAAAAAGTATCATCCAGTATGGTTAAATACACACTTCAACCATCCTAATGAAATTACTGAAGAGTCTAAAAGAGCATGTGAGTTACTTGCTGATGCAGGTATTCCTCTTGGGAATCAAAGTGTGCTTCTTGCAGGTGTAAATGATTGCATGCACGTTATGAAAAAACTAGTAAATGATTTAGTTAAAATAAGAGTAAGACCTTACTATATTTATCAATGTGACCTTTCAGTTGGAATTGAGCACTTTAGAACTCCAGTTGCAAAGGGAATAGAAATAATTGAAGGCTTAAGAGGACATACTTCAGGATACTGCGTTCCTACATTTGTTGTGGATGCACCTGGTGGAGGAGGAAAAACTCCAGTTATGCCAAACTATGTTATTTCACAAAATCACAATAAAGTTATTTTACGTAACTTTGAAGGTGTAATTACAACTTACGATGAGCCTGATCATTATACTTTCCACTGTGACTGCGATGTATGTACAGGAAAAACAAATGTTCATAAGGTTGGAGTAGCTGGACTTCTTAATGGAGAGACAGCAACACTTGAACCAGAGGGTTTGGAAAGAAAACAAAGAGGACATCACTAA
- the rplU gene encoding 50S ribosomal protein L21: MYAIVETGGKQYMVKEGDTLFVEKLNAAEGDVVTLDKIVAVSKDGQMMTGSDAAAYKVNAKVLAQGKAKKIIVFKYKAKKDYRRKQGHRQPYTKITIESINA; the protein is encoded by the coding sequence ATGTACGCAATCGTTGAGACTGGTGGAAAACAATATATGGTTAAAGAGGGAGATACTCTTTTCGTAGAGAAGCTAAACGCTGCTGAAGGAGATGTTGTAACTCTAGACAAAATTGTTGCTGTTTCTAAAGATGGTCAAATGATGACTGGCTCTGATGCTGCTGCTTATAAAGTGAATGCTAAGGTTTTAGCTCAAGGTAAAGCTAAGAAAATAATTGTATTCAAATATAAAGCTAAAAAAGACTACAGACGTAAGCAAGGTCATAGACAACCATATACTAAAATTACTATTGAATCTATAAACGCTTAA
- the kamB gene encoding lysine 5,6-aminomutase reactivase subunit KamB translates to MSKVISNSRSTAIIGMDKNVGKTTVLNYILSKTKGSDVLGLTSIGRDGESVDRVTHTPKPKIYVKKDTILATAKICMFQSDITKEILESTGINTPMGNIVFIRSKSDGYIDLAGPSTTSQMKEIVSKLKEYKADQIYVDGAISRMTQCSPAIVDSAVLCTGAVLGNNIKTVVEKTAHVVKMLSLPRHELSDDLGKLELLPSHRAVIIANDQSKVFLEAQTSTEVAEKIDSFLDDKVETIYIKGVLSEDLSKKLLSKKHKNKAIDVVVEDGTKIFIGVDVYNQMKRHSINIYVQYHINLKELYYNPTSPTGASLDDEDLRKALQESTGLNAINVFGRDSYV, encoded by the coding sequence ATGTCAAAAGTAATAAGTAACTCTCGCTCAACAGCAATAATTGGAATGGATAAAAACGTGGGCAAGACTACTGTATTAAATTATATTCTTAGTAAGACTAAGGGCAGTGATGTCCTTGGTCTTACTTCTATTGGAAGAGATGGAGAATCTGTAGATAGAGTTACTCACACGCCTAAGCCTAAGATATATGTAAAAAAGGACACTATACTTGCGACAGCTAAGATATGTATGTTTCAGTCTGATATTACTAAAGAAATTCTTGAATCTACAGGTATAAATACTCCAATGGGAAATATTGTTTTTATTCGTTCTAAAAGTGATGGATATATAGATTTAGCAGGACCATCTACTACTTCACAAATGAAAGAAATCGTAAGTAAGCTAAAAGAATACAAAGCAGATCAAATTTATGTCGATGGAGCTATTTCTAGAATGACTCAATGTTCACCTGCAATAGTTGATTCTGCTGTACTTTGTACTGGAGCTGTACTTGGAAATAATATTAAAACTGTAGTGGAAAAAACTGCTCATGTTGTAAAAATGCTCAGCTTACCAAGACATGAATTAAGTGATGATTTAGGAAAATTAGAATTATTACCAAGTCACAGGGCAGTAATTATAGCTAATGACCAGTCCAAAGTATTCCTTGAAGCGCAGACATCTACTGAGGTTGCTGAAAAAATAGATAGCTTTCTTGATGATAAAGTTGAAACAATATATATTAAAGGAGTACTATCTGAAGATCTTTCTAAAAAGCTACTTTCAAAAAAACATAAAAATAAGGCCATAGACGTTGTTGTAGAGGATGGTACTAAAATTTTTATAGGAGTAGATGTTTATAATCAGATGAAGAGGCACTCAATCAATATATATGTTCAGTACCATATAAATTTAAAAGAATTATATTATAATCCCACATCTCCTACTGGAGCTAGTTTGGATGATGAAGATTTAAGAAAAGCATTGCAAGAAAGTACGGGACTTAATGCAATTAATGTATTTGGGAGAGATAGTTATGTATAA
- a CDS encoding ribosomal-processing cysteine protease Prp encodes MVKVVLKFKKNDINSVEISGHANSSEYGQDIVCASISGITQTILLGLIDILDGNIEYKIESGYLYFKLPDDLEPSMIEKVQVLTNTLRLGLDNIKENYSDYIYIRKEEV; translated from the coding sequence ATGGTGAAAGTAGTATTAAAGTTTAAAAAAAATGATATTAATAGTGTTGAAATTAGCGGACATGCTAACTCTTCAGAATATGGACAAGATATAGTTTGCGCATCAATATCTGGAATAACTCAAACGATTCTACTTGGGTTAATAGATATACTTGATGGAAACATTGAGTATAAAATTGAAAGCGGATACTTATATTTTAAACTTCCAGATGATTTAGAGCCTAGTATGATTGAGAAAGTTCAAGTTTTAACTAATACGCTAAGATTAGGGCTAGATAATATTAAGGAAAACTATTCGGATTATATATATATAAGAAAAGAGGAGGTGTAA